One window from the genome of Mucilaginibacter ginsenosidivorans encodes:
- a CDS encoding RagB/SusD family nutrient uptake outer membrane protein: protein MKTFIRNISIITIVSGALLTSCKKDFLNTKPLNQASASVTWSDPALSEAFVTELYNGLHDAELNQESMDCITDNALYNFGKQDIMEANISPSHLGWVNNTYEWGEMYARIRAANLALENLATAPLDSTLVNRLKGEAYFMRAYFYNQMLRYYGGVPIVKSSYSLSTPDFSIARNTYEECVDFITGDLDLAASLLQGKNLAKGRATSDACLALKARVLLYAASDLHDIPTAKTKSSTISGYAHPELLGYVSGDRTVRWQKAQAAAKAVMDLGKYGYALDLSAPASAADGFTNYQNSYLSRNGGEAEIIFARYYSNSKDEWGAWYGRNNCTNGYHGWTSSEPTQNMVDDYEMMDGTKFDWNNAAEAGAPYTNRDPRFYASVLYDGAPWKPRTPDGAGIDPYNEIQMGTYQTGSAASPVTYFGLDTRNGPIENWNGTRTGYAIRKFMDPNPAIVDQNTRSEVPSPLIRYTEVVFNYIETCIELGQENEARTWLNKIRFRSGMPAITDVGDALKQRYRNERNVEMMFEEQRFYDARRWMIAPTTLGNKARIIKITGTLKPGKSVSVYRYNTDNYNYTYTVQDLDPGVENRTWDDKLYFMPISRDEINKNSKLKDFQNPGY, encoded by the coding sequence ATGAAAACATTTATAAGAAATATTTCAATAATAACCATTGTATCGGGGGCGCTGCTTACATCGTGTAAGAAGGACTTTTTGAACACAAAACCATTAAACCAGGCATCGGCATCGGTTACATGGTCTGATCCGGCCCTTTCCGAGGCATTTGTAACCGAGCTATATAATGGCTTGCACGATGCAGAGTTGAACCAGGAAAGTATGGATTGCATAACGGACAACGCACTCTATAATTTTGGTAAACAGGATATTATGGAGGCTAATATTAGCCCGTCGCATTTAGGATGGGTAAATAATACCTACGAATGGGGTGAAATGTACGCCCGCATCAGGGCTGCTAACCTGGCGTTAGAGAATCTTGCGACGGCTCCGCTTGATTCAACATTGGTTAACAGATTGAAAGGAGAAGCTTATTTTATGCGCGCATATTTCTACAATCAAATGCTGCGCTATTATGGTGGCGTTCCGATTGTAAAATCGTCCTATTCACTTAGCACACCTGATTTTTCGATTGCCAGGAATACATATGAAGAATGTGTTGATTTTATAACAGGCGATTTAGATTTAGCAGCCAGCTTGCTTCAAGGTAAGAATCTGGCAAAAGGACGTGCTACCAGTGATGCTTGTTTAGCTTTAAAGGCAAGGGTGTTGCTATACGCAGCTAGCGATTTGCATGACATACCCACAGCAAAAACAAAATCAAGCACCATATCCGGTTATGCCCATCCAGAATTGTTGGGTTATGTGAGCGGCGACCGCACCGTTCGCTGGCAAAAGGCACAGGCAGCGGCAAAGGCGGTGATGGATTTAGGCAAATATGGTTATGCTCTTGATTTATCTGCCCCGGCAAGTGCGGCAGATGGATTTACGAATTATCAAAATTCTTATTTGTCGAGAAATGGCGGAGAAGCCGAAATAATATTTGCGAGGTATTATAGTAACAGCAAAGACGAATGGGGTGCATGGTATGGCAGAAACAACTGTACCAATGGTTATCATGGCTGGACGTCGAGCGAACCTACCCAAAACATGGTAGATGATTATGAAATGATGGATGGAACTAAATTTGATTGGAACAACGCTGCGGAAGCCGGAGCACCTTATACAAACAGGGACCCACGCTTTTATGCATCTGTTTTGTATGATGGCGCTCCGTGGAAACCGCGCACCCCTGACGGTGCAGGTATAGATCCTTACAATGAAATACAAATGGGAACTTATCAAACCGGCAGCGCTGCCAGTCCTGTAACTTACTTTGGCTTAGATACAAGGAACGGCCCTATTGAAAACTGGAACGGAACACGGACCGGCTATGCCATCAGGAAGTTTATGGACCCTAACCCAGCCATCGTAGACCAAAACACCCGGTCGGAAGTACCGTCGCCATTGATAAGGTATACCGAAGTTGTATTCAATTACATAGAAACCTGTATTGAACTGGGACAAGAAAACGAAGCGCGGACCTGGCTTAATAAGATCCGTTTCCGATCTGGAATGCCGGCAATAACCGATGTGGGGGATGCACTTAAACAACGGTACAGGAACGAGCGCAATGTGGAAATGATGTTTGAAGAGCAACGGTTTTATGATGCGCGCCGCTGGATGATTGCTCCGACGACCCTTGGCAATAAAGCCAGGATCATTAAGATTACCGGTACATTAAAACCTGGGAAATCCGTTAGTGTTTACAGGTACAACACCGATAACTACAATTATACTTACACGGTACAAGATCTTGATCCCGGAGTTGAAAACCGAACATGGGATGATAAGCTTTATTTCATGCCTATAAGCAGGGACGAGATTAATAAAAACAGCAAGCTTAAGGATTTTCAAAATCCCGGGTACTAA
- a CDS encoding VCBS repeat-containing protein: MNTHSKLFLRLLFIGLLASAGCTHKVENKETTDNEIHPLFTLLPPEQTHVDFNNVLTEGLNTNVLMYEYFYNGGGVATGDVNGDGLLDIYFTGNMTDDKLYLNKGHMQFKDITQTAEVAGRPGPWKTGVTMVDINGDGKLDIYVCYSGNLRPEKRENQLFINQGNDKDGIPHFTEEARQYGLADAGYSTQAVFFDYDRDGDLDMFLLNHSPTQLPILDEANTAAILKKSNSPNGVRLYRNDNGVFKNVTGQAGISSSDLTYGLGAAVADVNGDGWPDIYISNDYTIPDFLYINNGNGTFTNKLQKAVGHTSEFSMGNNISDINNDGLPDIFTLDMLPEDNHRQKLLFAPDNYEKFDLSLRTGFYYQYMRNMMQINNGNGTFSEIGQLSGISNTDWSWAPLLADYDNDGLKDIFITNGYTRDFTNMDFMKYMGDFMKDKRLMRKDIYNLVQQMPSSEVKSYFFKNNGNLTFTNTSAPWGITQSSNSNGAAYADLDNDGDLDLVVNNVNLPAFIYQNESNEQSGNHYLQLRLEGARKNTQGIGAKVTIYIKNKKQYLEQMPSRGFQSSVSPILHFGLGKDKLVDSLGIVWQQGKQQIIKNIKADQELTLNEKDAVSIVHHPKTVKPIFTEVAPAIVNRQSKNDINDFKRQPLMINPLSFSGPCMTKGDVNGDGLEDVYVGGGNGSSGSLYIQQANGKFTAKPEAVFEADKKSTDADAVFFDANGDGKPDLYISSGGYDSYIPDDPLLQDRLYLNDGKGNFTKAKNALPVMLSSKSCVKVADINADGFPDLFVGGRVIPGRYPETPASYILINDGKGHFTDQTAKFNAQLQHIGMVADAAWVDMNGDKKPDLVLVGEWMPVTILINEGDKLVNHTKDYFDQPVSGWWNKILVADLNHDSHPDFVIGNEGLNTQCKASIGEPAEMYYKDFEANGAVDPILCFYIQHKSYPYVTRDELLEQISMMRSRFPDYKSYADASITDIFTPAELKGAGHLQADNLATTCFLSDARGKLHSSALPLEVQFAPVYTITVLDYDHDGNQDLLLCGNINRARLRFGKYDANYGTLLKGDGKGHFQYIPQLQSGFKLWGDVRSVTEVNHVLLFGINQQGIRAYKEN; the protein is encoded by the coding sequence GTGAATACACACAGTAAATTATTTCTTAGACTACTTTTTATTGGACTTTTAGCATCAGCAGGATGTACGCATAAAGTTGAAAATAAAGAAACAACAGACAACGAGATCCACCCGCTATTTACACTACTTCCTCCTGAACAAACTCACGTGGATTTTAACAATGTGTTAACCGAGGGGCTGAATACCAATGTGTTGATGTATGAGTATTTTTATAACGGCGGTGGTGTGGCTACGGGCGATGTGAATGGCGATGGCCTGCTGGATATCTATTTTACCGGCAATATGACCGATGATAAGCTGTACCTGAACAAAGGGCACATGCAGTTTAAGGATATTACCCAAACCGCCGAAGTAGCCGGCCGGCCCGGGCCCTGGAAAACTGGTGTAACGATGGTAGACATCAACGGTGACGGTAAACTGGATATCTATGTTTGTTATTCGGGCAATTTGCGCCCTGAGAAGCGCGAAAATCAGTTGTTTATTAACCAGGGAAATGATAAGGACGGAATCCCTCATTTTACGGAAGAAGCCCGGCAATACGGATTAGCTGATGCCGGATACAGTACCCAGGCCGTTTTCTTTGATTATGATAGAGATGGCGATCTGGATATGTTTTTGCTAAACCACAGTCCTACTCAATTACCCATTCTGGACGAAGCAAATACAGCTGCGATCTTAAAAAAATCCAATTCGCCCAATGGGGTTCGGTTATACAGAAATGACAACGGTGTTTTTAAAAATGTAACCGGGCAGGCTGGCATAAGCAGTTCCGATCTTACCTATGGGTTGGGTGCGGCCGTAGCCGATGTCAATGGGGACGGCTGGCCGGATATCTATATTTCTAACGATTATACCATACCTGATTTTTTATATATCAACAACGGCAATGGTACTTTCACTAACAAGCTGCAAAAAGCTGTTGGGCACACCTCCGAATTTTCCATGGGCAACAATATCTCGGATATAAATAACGATGGTTTACCTGATATTTTTACGCTCGACATGCTTCCCGAGGATAATCACCGGCAAAAACTATTGTTTGCACCGGATAACTACGAAAAATTTGATCTGTCGTTGCGTACCGGATTTTACTATCAGTATATGCGGAACATGATGCAAATAAACAACGGCAACGGCACCTTTAGCGAAATTGGTCAGTTGTCCGGCATCTCGAATACCGACTGGAGTTGGGCTCCTTTGTTGGCCGATTATGATAACGATGGCTTGAAAGACATTTTTATAACCAACGGCTATACCCGCGATTTTACCAATATGGACTTCATGAAATACATGGGCGATTTTATGAAGGATAAAAGATTGATGCGAAAGGATATATATAACCTGGTGCAGCAAATGCCATCCTCGGAAGTCAAGAGTTATTTTTTCAAAAACAATGGCAATTTAACATTTACTAATACAAGCGCCCCCTGGGGTATTACGCAATCGTCGAATAGTAATGGCGCAGCTTACGCCGATCTTGATAATGACGGCGATCTGGATCTGGTGGTTAATAATGTCAATCTGCCGGCGTTTATCTATCAAAATGAATCCAATGAACAATCTGGTAATCATTATCTGCAACTCCGGCTTGAAGGTGCCAGGAAAAATACACAGGGCATAGGCGCTAAGGTTACCATCTACATAAAAAATAAAAAACAATATCTGGAACAGATGCCCAGCAGGGGCTTTCAATCCAGCGTATCACCGATACTTCATTTCGGATTGGGGAAAGATAAACTGGTCGATTCTCTAGGCATTGTATGGCAGCAAGGGAAGCAGCAGATAATAAAAAATATTAAAGCCGATCAGGAACTAACGCTTAACGAGAAAGATGCGGTTAGCATTGTACATCACCCCAAAACTGTTAAACCTATTTTTACCGAAGTTGCTCCCGCTATAGTAAACAGGCAAAGCAAAAATGACATCAATGATTTTAAGCGGCAGCCACTTATGATAAATCCCTTATCGTTTTCGGGACCATGTATGACAAAAGGGGATGTGAACGGCGATGGGCTTGAAGACGTTTATGTAGGCGGAGGCAATGGCTCATCCGGTTCATTGTATATACAGCAGGCCAATGGTAAATTCACTGCAAAGCCCGAGGCGGTTTTTGAGGCGGATAAAAAAAGTACAGACGCTGATGCTGTGTTTTTTGACGCCAATGGCGATGGTAAACCAGATTTGTATATAAGTTCGGGAGGATATGATAGTTATATTCCCGATGACCCCTTATTGCAGGACAGACTTTATCTGAACGATGGGAAAGGCAATTTTACAAAAGCAAAAAATGCTTTACCTGTCATGCTCAGCAGCAAGAGTTGCGTAAAAGTGGCGGATATTAATGCCGACGGTTTTCCCGACTTATTTGTTGGCGGCAGAGTAATACCAGGCAGGTATCCCGAAACGCCAGCGAGTTATATTCTTATCAATGATGGCAAAGGACACTTTACAGATCAAACCGCAAAATTCAATGCTCAATTACAGCATATAGGTATGGTTGCCGATGCCGCATGGGTGGATATGAACGGGGATAAGAAACCCGACCTGGTCTTAGTAGGCGAATGGATGCCCGTGACAATCCTTATCAATGAAGGCGACAAACTGGTAAACCACACTAAAGATTACTTTGACCAGCCAGTTAGCGGGTGGTGGAACAAAATACTCGTTGCTGATCTGAACCACGATAGTCATCCTGATTTTGTAATTGGCAATGAAGGGCTAAATACACAGTGCAAGGCCAGTATCGGCGAACCTGCCGAAATGTATTATAAAGATTTTGAAGCTAATGGAGCTGTTGACCCTATCCTGTGTTTTTATATACAACACAAAAGTTACCCCTACGTTACGCGCGACGAATTGCTGGAGCAGATCAGTATGATGCGCTCACGCTTTCCGGATTATAAAAGCTATGCTGACGCATCTATTACCGATATATTCACGCCGGCCGAGTTAAAAGGTGCAGGACATTTGCAGGCAGATAATTTGGCCACAACTTGTTTTTTGAGCGATGCAAGAGGCAAGCTGCATTCATCCGCATTACCCTTAGAGGTACAATTTGCGCCGGTATATACCATAACTGTTTTAGATTATGACCATGATGGCAATCAGGATTTGCTTTTGTGCGGTAATATAAACCGGGCGAGACTGCGTTTCGGAAAATATGATGCCAATTATGGCACTTTATTAAAAGGGGACGGCAAAGGTCATTTTCAATACATTCCACAGCTGCAATCTGGCTTTAAGCTATGGGGAGATGTCAGAAGTGTTACGGAGGTAAATCATGTGCTGTTGTTCGGTATCAACCAGCAGGGGATAAGGGCCTATAAGGAAAACTAA
- a CDS encoding vanadium-dependent haloperoxidase: MKAKVLLITILLAAVALYNSCSNKKPMPVLTSADIAKVIDNVTGIMVHDVTNPPLAGRFFAYTCLAGYEVVSENDKSFKSMHGILNGYPLIKKPEYAAGYSYELSAVIAMMETAAKLQPSGYLMTKFEKSFLDSCKKSGFTYDVIDSSKHYAQAISKQVLGYAKKDKYNKISNFPRYAPLGKDSSWYPTPPAYMSPVEPYFNTIRPLTLDSASQFLPDPPIPFSTNKNSAFYKFMVMNYKASSYGLTDEQRTIAGFWDCNPFALQDNGHMMIGFKKISPGAHWMGITGIACQQAKTGFSKAMEIHTIVGVGLMDSFICCWDDKYRTNRIRPETAIRRYIDVNWKPFLQTPPFPEYISGHSVISSTSAAILTGYFGDKFHYTDNVEEKYGLAPRTFNSFNEAAAEAGMSRFWGGIHFKDAIDNGMIQGVKVGQWVLSKLSKVKGNATPY; the protein is encoded by the coding sequence ATGAAAGCGAAGGTTTTATTAATAACGATACTACTGGCCGCTGTTGCTTTGTATAATAGCTGCAGCAATAAGAAACCGATGCCTGTATTAACCAGTGCCGATATAGCTAAAGTAATAGATAACGTGACGGGCATAATGGTACATGATGTAACCAATCCGCCTCTTGCCGGGCGCTTTTTTGCCTATACCTGCCTGGCGGGTTATGAAGTGGTATCGGAAAACGACAAGAGTTTTAAAAGCATGCATGGTATTTTAAATGGATACCCGCTTATTAAAAAGCCAGAATATGCTGCTGGTTACTCTTATGAGCTGAGTGCGGTGATCGCCATGATGGAGACGGCGGCCAAACTACAGCCATCCGGATATTTGATGACCAAATTCGAGAAGAGCTTTTTAGACTCTTGTAAAAAGAGTGGTTTTACTTATGACGTTATTGATAGTTCGAAGCACTATGCGCAGGCTATCAGCAAGCAGGTACTTGGTTATGCCAAAAAAGACAAGTATAACAAGATCAGTAATTTTCCCAGATATGCACCCCTGGGAAAGGACAGCAGCTGGTATCCAACACCACCCGCTTATATGTCCCCGGTTGAACCTTATTTTAACACGATCCGTCCGCTCACCCTCGATTCTGCTTCGCAGTTTCTGCCCGATCCGCCCATACCTTTTTCTACCAATAAGAACTCTGCCTTTTACAAATTCATGGTGATGAACTATAAGGCAAGCAGTTACGGATTAACGGACGAACAACGCACCATAGCTGGTTTTTGGGACTGCAACCCGTTCGCCTTGCAGGATAACGGACATATGATGATCGGCTTTAAAAAGATATCGCCCGGAGCGCATTGGATGGGAATTACAGGGATAGCCTGCCAGCAGGCAAAAACAGGCTTTTCGAAGGCGATGGAGATTCATACCATTGTAGGCGTCGGTCTGATGGATAGTTTTATATGTTGCTGGGACGATAAATATCGTACTAACCGTATCCGCCCCGAAACAGCCATCCGCAGGTATATTGATGTTAACTGGAAGCCTTTTCTGCAAACGCCGCCGTTTCCCGAATATATTAGTGGCCATTCGGTGATATCGTCAACATCGGCGGCAATCCTTACCGGTTACTTTGGAGATAAATTTCATTACACGGATAATGTGGAAGAAAAATATGGCCTCGCTCCCCGCACCTTTAATTCGTTCAACGAGGCTGCCGCCGAAGCAGGAATGTCGCGCTTTTGGGGTGGTATCCACTTTAAAGATGCAATTGATAATGGGATGATACAGGGGGTCAAAGTAGGGCAGTGGGTGTTAAGTAAATTAAGTAAAGTTAAGGGTAATGCAACCCCTTATTAA
- a CDS encoding glycoside hydrolase family 43 protein, which produces MANNLFIAIVTRKIHYASLLCFLLAVIVQTEAQSKLNIPNTSFSPGAIWPDNNGLHINAHGGGIWYQNGIYYWFGEHKIEGKKGNSAQVGVHCYSSKDLYNWADEGVVLKVSDDPKSDITKGSIIERPKVVYNKETKKYVMWFHLELKGKGYAAALAGVAVSDKITGPYQYLKSLRANAGKMPFYPHGTPETEKVNCADTFNKANKFFYRDFAGGQMVRDMTIFMDDNGKAYHVFSSEENYTLQIAELDAGYTGYTGKFARVYIGHQTEAPALFKRNGIYYMIGSGCTGWAPNEARWFTAASIWGPWTFHGNPCKGPDAQLTFNGQSTFVLPVEGKKDAFIFMADKWEPQNAIDGRYLWLPILFKDDDIQINWLDKWNLQIFDQ; this is translated from the coding sequence GTGGCAAATAACTTATTTATAGCGATAGTAACAAGAAAAATACACTATGCTTCATTGTTGTGTTTTTTATTGGCAGTTATAGTCCAAACAGAAGCACAATCAAAACTTAACATTCCGAACACCAGTTTCAGCCCGGGGGCAATATGGCCCGATAACAATGGGCTGCATATCAATGCGCATGGCGGAGGAATATGGTATCAAAATGGCATCTATTACTGGTTTGGCGAACATAAAATTGAGGGTAAAAAAGGTAATTCAGCACAGGTTGGCGTACATTGTTACTCGTCAAAAGATCTGTATAACTGGGCGGACGAAGGAGTCGTCTTAAAGGTAAGTGACGATCCGAAAAGTGATATAACCAAGGGCAGCATCATTGAAAGACCAAAAGTGGTTTACAATAAGGAAACCAAAAAATACGTCATGTGGTTCCATCTGGAGTTGAAAGGAAAAGGATATGCAGCAGCCTTAGCCGGGGTAGCAGTTAGCGATAAAATAACAGGGCCATACCAATATTTAAAAAGCCTCAGGGCCAATGCGGGTAAAATGCCTTTCTATCCGCACGGGACCCCCGAAACGGAAAAAGTTAACTGCGCCGATACCTTCAATAAGGCCAATAAATTTTTTTACCGCGATTTTGCTGGCGGGCAAATGGTGCGGGATATGACAATTTTCATGGATGATAATGGGAAAGCTTATCATGTGTTTTCGTCCGAAGAGAATTATACCCTGCAAATAGCTGAATTGGATGCCGGTTACACTGGCTATACAGGAAAATTTGCGAGGGTTTATATAGGCCACCAAACAGAAGCTCCGGCATTGTTTAAAAGGAATGGCATCTATTATATGATAGGGTCGGGTTGTACTGGCTGGGCGCCGAATGAAGCCCGCTGGTTTACTGCTGCCAGTATATGGGGCCCCTGGACTTTTCATGGAAACCCCTGCAAAGGACCGGATGCGCAACTTACATTTAACGGGCAAAGTACCTTCGTGTTGCCTGTTGAAGGGAAAAAGGACGCATTTATTTTTATGGCAGATAAATGGGAACCCCAAAATGCAATTGACGGAAGATACTTATGGCTGCCCATCCTTTTTAAGGATGATGATATACAAATTAACTGGCTTGATAAATGGAACCTGCAAATTTTTGATCAGTAA
- a CDS encoding glycoside hydrolase family 35 protein: MKLRELILFVLIFLNVGNTFAQIHTFQLGDDAFLLDNKPFQIISGEMHYPRVPREAWRQRMKMAKAMGLNTIGTYVFWNLHEPQKGVFDFTGNNDVAEFVKIAQEEGLWVILRPSPYVCAEWEFGGYPYWLEKEKGLIVRSKEARYLDEYRKYIMQVGKQLAHLQVNHGGNILMVQIENEYGSYGADKGYLSINQKLFKEAGFDGLLYTCDPESDVKNGHLPGLLPAVNGIDDVRKVKKVIDNNHDGKGPYFIAEWYPAWFDWWGTKHHIVSAEQFLPKLDSVLAAGISINMYMFHGGTTRGFMNGANFKDGTPYEPQISSYDYDAPLDEAGNPTDKFMKFRDVIRKHLPEGQVLSDVPSSKPTIIIPRITLSQTRSILDILPAAVKNATPLTFEDLNQAYGFMLYRTTLSGGGAGILKLDGLRDYAIILINGKRAGILDRRQNQDSINIALPKGKVKLDILVENLGRINFGKYLLQNKKGITQGVNFSGNQVKGWQMYSLPFNHINTINFNGNNTVSTNAPVVKKGSFYLNTVADTYLDMRKWGKGVVWVNGHNLGRYWSVGPQQTVYLPAEWLKKGRNEVAVFELIKTDQTILKSIGTPILNELE; the protein is encoded by the coding sequence ATGAAACTGAGAGAACTGATATTATTTGTACTTATTTTTTTAAATGTCGGGAATACATTTGCTCAAATACATACATTTCAATTAGGCGATGATGCCTTTTTACTTGATAATAAACCATTCCAGATCATTTCGGGAGAGATGCATTATCCAAGGGTGCCCCGTGAGGCCTGGCGCCAAAGAATGAAAATGGCCAAAGCTATGGGTCTGAACACAATAGGTACTTATGTTTTCTGGAATTTGCACGAACCTCAAAAAGGTGTATTTGATTTTACAGGAAATAACGACGTTGCTGAATTTGTTAAAATAGCCCAGGAAGAAGGGCTATGGGTTATTCTTCGGCCAAGCCCCTATGTATGTGCAGAATGGGAGTTTGGAGGATATCCGTATTGGCTTGAAAAGGAAAAAGGATTGATCGTTCGCAGTAAAGAAGCGCGATACCTGGATGAATACAGAAAATACATTATGCAGGTAGGTAAGCAACTGGCGCACTTGCAGGTAAACCATGGTGGAAATATTTTGATGGTACAGATCGAAAATGAGTATGGCTCTTACGGTGCCGATAAAGGATATCTCAGTATCAATCAAAAGCTATTCAAAGAGGCGGGCTTCGATGGCTTGCTTTATACTTGTGACCCTGAATCAGATGTTAAAAACGGGCATCTGCCGGGGTTGCTGCCTGCTGTAAATGGTATCGACGATGTAAGAAAAGTTAAGAAAGTAATTGATAATAACCACGATGGTAAAGGCCCTTATTTTATAGCGGAATGGTATCCCGCATGGTTTGACTGGTGGGGAACCAAACATCATATAGTTTCAGCCGAGCAATTTTTGCCAAAGCTTGATTCGGTACTGGCTGCCGGTATATCTATCAATATGTATATGTTTCACGGTGGGACTACCCGTGGATTTATGAATGGTGCTAATTTTAAAGATGGAACACCTTACGAACCACAGATCAGCAGCTATGATTATGACGCGCCGTTAGATGAAGCGGGCAACCCTACGGATAAGTTTATGAAATTCAGGGATGTCATCAGAAAGCACCTGCCTGAGGGGCAGGTCCTTTCCGATGTTCCTTCATCTAAACCTACTATAATCATACCCCGGATAACGCTGTCGCAAACACGCAGTATATTGGATATTTTACCAGCTGCGGTAAAAAATGCAACACCGCTTACTTTTGAAGATCTGAATCAGGCCTATGGTTTTATGCTGTATCGTACCACACTTAGCGGTGGGGGGGCGGGGATATTGAAATTGGACGGTTTGCGCGATTATGCCATTATATTAATTAATGGTAAAAGGGCTGGAATATTAGACAGAAGGCAGAACCAAGACAGTATCAATATTGCGCTGCCAAAAGGAAAGGTAAAACTGGATATACTGGTTGAAAACCTGGGCCGTATCAATTTCGGGAAATACTTGCTGCAAAATAAAAAGGGTATAACCCAGGGCGTGAATTTTTCTGGCAATCAGGTTAAAGGTTGGCAAATGTACAGCCTGCCGTTTAACCATATCAATACAATCAATTTTAATGGCAATAATACGGTAAGTACCAACGCGCCTGTCGTCAAAAAAGGTTCATTTTACCTTAACACCGTAGCCGATACTTACCTGGATATGCGTAAATGGGGCAAGGGTGTGGTTTGGGTTAATGGCCATAATCTGGGCAGGTACTGGTCTGTTGGGCCACAACAAACTGTTTATTTGCCGGCTGAATGGTTAAAGAAAGGCCGAAATGAGGTGGCTGTCTTTGAATTGATCAAAACGGATCAAACAATATTAAAAAGTATCGGGACGCCTATTTTGAATGAGCTGGAATAG
- a CDS encoding aldose epimerase family protein: MLFYKKQTETRDLYVIRNSRGMEAAFTACGAKLVYLKIPDKNGNRINIVHNFDGAEQCVRLSEPNHISAIDNYLDLKLSEKYYQLVANNDHKIIHDEQYNVRSKNWKIVLKGAQTIAFTYKSRDYAGEFLGNLTLTIRYTIDDFNKLKIEYNANTDRAVTIDMPNHIFFNLNGVKSGTIGHHLLLIRADHYVPIDSALIPTGEIDMVKGTPFDFTKPTAVGIRINDNHVQLNNGRGYDHNFVLNKHSNRTSVAKVSGDKSGILMEVFTDQPALHFYSGSLKKSTGSINEGMENYSRTGFCMAPQSLSDSLNRFALPLITFNPGKNPPHTIIYRFISDFYK; this comes from the coding sequence ATGCTATTTTATAAAAAACAGACTGAAACCCGGGACCTATATGTTATTCGAAACAGTCGTGGTATGGAAGCTGCTTTTACTGCCTGCGGTGCCAAACTTGTTTATTTAAAAATTCCCGACAAAAATGGGAATCGCATTAATATCGTACATAATTTCGACGGAGCAGAACAATGTGTTCGTTTGTCTGAACCCAATCATATATCGGCAATTGATAATTACCTTGACTTGAAGTTAAGTGAAAAATATTACCAATTAGTTGCGAATAACGACCACAAGATCATCCATGATGAACAATATAATGTTCGGTCAAAAAATTGGAAAATAGTTCTGAAAGGGGCGCAGACAATCGCGTTTACCTATAAGTCTCGAGATTATGCAGGTGAGTTTTTGGGCAACCTAACGCTAACGATCAGGTATACCATTGATGATTTCAATAAGTTGAAGATCGAGTACAATGCGAATACCGATCGGGCTGTCACGATCGATATGCCAAATCATATTTTTTTTAATCTTAATGGAGTAAAAAGCGGAACCATTGGACATCATTTGTTGCTGATCAGAGCGGATCATTACGTGCCGATAGATTCTGCCCTAATACCTACCGGGGAAATAGATATGGTGAAAGGCACGCCTTTCGACTTTACAAAACCGACGGCTGTCGGCATCCGCATCAATGATAACCATGTACAGCTCAATAACGGTAGAGGTTATGATCACAATTTTGTGTTGAATAAGCATAGTAACAGAACATCGGTAGCAAAAGTTAGTGGGGACAAAAGTGGTATTCTGATGGAGGTGTTTACCGACCAACCAGCGCTACACTTTTATTCTGGTAGCCTTAAAAAAAGTACAGGTTCAATAAATGAGGGGATGGAAAATTATTCCCGTACAGGATTTTGCATGGCACCACAGTCATTATCTGATTCGCTAAACCGCTTCGCTCTTCCGCTCATAACATTCAATCCGGGTAAAAACCCGCCTCATACCATTATTTATCGGTTTATAAGTGATTTCTATAAATGA